The following is a genomic window from Pseudomonas purpurea.
GGGCGAACTGGCTGCCGAACAACGCGGCTGAACCGATGAAGAACGGCGTCGCCGCGTTGGCCCACCAGGGGTTGTCCGGCCAGAAGTACTCGACCGCCGCGCCGTTGACCGACACTTGGTACAGCCCGAACGAGGCGATATAGACGATGTAATAGAGGTAACTGGTGTCCCGCACGCTGAGATAGATGAACAGGTTGTAAACCAGCATCCCCAGCAACACGCCATAGATCAGGCCCAGCACATAGAGGCGCGCGGGCTGGTCTTCCAGGTACGCGGTGCTGGACCAAAGGGTCAGCGGTGCCTGGATCGACCCCTGGCTTTGCAGGCGCAGGTAAACGGTTTTGCTCTGTTCAGCAGAAAAATCGAGGTCGAACAGGTAATTGTTCTGGCGGATCTGCCGGCTGGCGAAGGGCAATGCGTCGCCCGTGCGCTGGGCCAGTCGGTAGTTGCCGGCCGCATCGGGCAGGTACAGGTCGAGATGATCGAGGGGCGGATAGGCCAGCTCCAGCAACCAAGTGCGTTGGGCGGCAGGATTGCCCGGGCGGTAGTGCAGGTCGACTTTCAGCCAGAACACCGAATGCGAGTAACCGGCGTTCAACGTGGCCTTGTCGTGAGCCTTGAAGTTGCCGGCAGCGGCTTGCGCACGGACTTCGGCGATGTCCGCCGTACCGGCTGCATCTTCGTACACTTGCATGACTCGACCCAAGGGGAGGCTTTGGGTGAACTCATCGAACTCGGCCGCGCCTGCCCAGATTGGCAAGCTCAACAGCAACAGCAGCAAATAGCGCATAAAGCCCCAGCGTGGCTTGTCCGGTTGTGTCAGGAAGCCCCCCATTCCCTTTGAGTAGACGTAAAACCGGCATTACCTGTTATTGGTTTGGATCCACGCTAGCATAGCCGTTGATGGCCATTGAACACCATTGAAAGTTTTAGTTTAAAGGCTCTAGAACGGGCGTTTCAGCGCTATCCATTGATCTAGAGCGGTCGCGCGAAGCCCGTTGATTCACGTGCGCTTTGACGAGCGTCTCGCGCAGCCGTTGCCAAGCCATGAGCGCTGGCCCGGCAACCGAAAAAAACTGTTTGGTGGTAAGCTCGCGCACCATGAATACCTACTGCTCTCGCCCCGTTGTCCTCTGTCTCTCCGGCCACGACCCAAGTGGTGGCGCCGGCTTGCAGGCAGATATCGAAGCCCTGCTCGCTCAGGGTTGTCATGCTGCCCCGGCAGTCACCGCCCTGACCGTGCAAGACACCGTCAACGTCTGTGACTTCCGCGTCCTCGACCGTGAGTGGGTGCTGGCGCAAGCCAATGCCGTGCTCAACGACTCGACGGTCGCGGCGGTCAAACTGGGCATGCTCGGCTCACTGGAAATGGTCGACACCGTGGTCGAACTGCTCCAGGCGCACCCGCACTTGCCGGTAGTCTGCGACCCGGTGCTGCGCGCCGGCGGCGGTGGACGCCTGGGCAAGGACGAAGTCGGCTACGCCATGCGCGAACGCCTGCTGCCACTGGCGATCATCGCCACTCCCAACCTTCCTGAAGCGCGCATCCTCGCCGAACTGCCCGAAGGCACGGCTGATGAATGCGCAGAAAAACTCCTGCCTTACGTCAAACACTTGCTGATTACCGGCGGCCACGGCGACGAACACGAAGTGCACAATCGCCTGTACAGCCGCGACGGCAGCCGCCAGACCTTCACCTGCCAGCGCTTGCCCGGCAGCTATCATGGTTCGGGTTGCACGCTGGCCAGTGCGCTGGCCGGGCGCCTGGCCCAGGGCGAACAGCTCGCCAGCGCGGTGCAGTCAGCCCTCAATTACACGTGGCGCACCCTGCGTGATGCCGAACAGCTGGGCAAAGGCCAGTTCGTGCCGCGCCGCTTGCCGCTGGATTTCTGCTCGTAACGCCATGAGGCTTGCCCGATGAAATTACGTGGCCTGTACGCCATTACCGACAGCCAGTTACTGGCCGGCAAGTTCCTGCCGTTTGTAGAAGCGGCGCTCGATGGCGGCGTCGTCCTGTTGCAGTACCGCGACAAAAGCACCGACGAAGCCCGCCGCCTGCGTGAGGCCGAAGCCCTGCGCAGCCTGTGCGAACGCTACCAGACGCAGTTGATCATCAATGACGACGCCGAACTGGCCGCACGCCTGGGCGTCGGTGTTCACCTGGGCCAGACCGACGGCCCGCTGACCCCGGCCCGTGCGCTGCTGGGGCGTCAGGCGATCATCGGTTCGACTTGCCACGCGCAGCTGGAACTCGCTGAACAAGCAGCAAAGGAAGGCGCCAGCTATGTCGCCTTCGGCCGCTTTTTCAACTCCAGCACCAAGCCCGGTGCGCCGACCGCCAGCCTCGGGCTGCTCGATCAGGCCCGCAGCACGCTGCACCTGCCGATCTGCGCAATCGGCGGCATCACCCTGGACAACGCCGCACCGCTGGTGGCCCACGGGGTTGACCTGCTGGCCGTCGTGCACGGTCTGTTCGGTGCCGAAACCACCGCTGAAGTGACACGCCGTGCTCGCGCCTTCAATGACTTGTTCAAAGCTTAAGTATTCCATTACCGATTTTTGAGAGCCCAACCATGTCTCGTTCCGAAACCCTGTTTGCCAAAGCCCAGAAACACATCCCCGGCGGCGTGAACTCGCCCGTTCGCGCGTTCAAGAGCGTCGGCGGCACGCCGTTGTTCTTCAAACATGCCGAAGGCGCTTACGTCACCGATGAAGACGACAAGCGTTATGTCGACTACGTCGGTTCCTGGGGCCCGATGATCCTCGGCCACAGCCACCCGGACGTGCTTGACGCCGTGCGCAAGCAGTTGGAACACGGCCTGTCCTATGGCGCACCGACCGCGATGGAAACCGAGATGGCCGACCTGGTCTGCTCGATTGTGCCGTCGATGGAAATGGTCCGCATGGTCAGCTCCGGCACCGAAGCGACCATGAGCGCGATTCGCCTGGCCCGCGGCTTCACTGGCCGCGACAGCATCATCAAGTTCGAAGGCTGCTACCACGGTCACTCCGACAGCCTGCTGGTAAAAGCCGGCTCCGGCCTGCTGACCCAAGGCGTACCGAGCTCGGCCGGCGTGCCGGCGGACTTTGCCAAACACACCCTGACGCTGCCGTTCAACGACATCGACGCCGTTGAAAAAATGCTCGCCGATGTCGGCCAGGAAGTGGCATGCATCATTGTCGAGCCCGTGGCCGGCAACATGAACTGCGTGCCGCCAGCGCCGGGCTTCCTCGAAGGCCTGCGCACCCTGTGCGACAAACACGGCGTGGTGCTGATTTTCGACGAAGTGATGACCGGTTTCCGCGTGGCACTCGGCGGCGCACAAGCGTACTACGGCGTCACGCCGGACCTGAGCACCTTCGGCAAGATCATCGGTGGCGGCATGCCGGTTGGCTGCTTCGGCGGCAAACGCGAAATCATGTCGCACATCGCACCACTGGGCCCGGTTTACCAGGCGGGCACGCTGTCGGGTAACCCGCTGGCCATGGCGGCCGGCCTGACCACCCTGCGCCTGATCAGCCGTCCGGGCTTCCATGCCGAGCTGAGCGACTACACCAGCCATTTGCTCGATGGCCTGCAACAGCGCGCCGATGCAGCCGGCATCCCGTTCGTGACCACCCAGGCGGGCGGCATGTTCGGCCTGTACTTCAGCGGCGCCGACGACATCGTGACCTTCGATGACGTGATGGCCAGCGATGCCAACCTGTTCAAGCGCTTCTTCCACTTGATGCTGGAAGGTGGCGTGTACCTGGCACCGAGCGCCTTCGAAGCCGGTTTCACCTCGATCGCCCATGGCGAAGCGGAGCTGAAACTGACGCTGGATGCCGCCGAGCGCGCCTTCGCGGCACTCAAGTAAACCATCGCAGCAGACGTCGGCTATTGCCGGCGTCAGCTTTTGCCTACATCTGCCACTGTTTTCCTACACAAGCGTCGAAAACCACCCCGAAAGCGGCAGATATAGTCCCCGTGCAGCAGAAAAACGAGTAAAGACTTTGTAAGGTAGGTCCTGCTTATTTCATAATGCGCGCTTATTGGATCCCCCCGCGGGTCCGCGTGCCCCGTCAGAGGTAAGTCGATTCCCATGAACCGCACCGGCCGCACCCTTGCATTGGGCTGCCTGTTGCTCCTTCAGCCCCTGCTCGCGCATGCACAAGCAGGCGGCAACTCGTTGTTGATCCCAGCGATGGGTCGCTGCACCCTCAATACCCAGCCTGAAGACCTTTCCCAAGCGCTCGCCGCCTGCCAGAAAGCCTCGGACGCCGGGGATGCGCAGGCGCAATACGAGTTGGG
Proteins encoded in this region:
- a CDS encoding hydroxymethylpyrimidine/phosphomethylpyrimidine kinase, with the protein product MNTYCSRPVVLCLSGHDPSGGAGLQADIEALLAQGCHAAPAVTALTVQDTVNVCDFRVLDREWVLAQANAVLNDSTVAAVKLGMLGSLEMVDTVVELLQAHPHLPVVCDPVLRAGGGGRLGKDEVGYAMRERLLPLAIIATPNLPEARILAELPEGTADECAEKLLPYVKHLLITGGHGDEHEVHNRLYSRDGSRQTFTCQRLPGSYHGSGCTLASALAGRLAQGEQLASAVQSALNYTWRTLRDAEQLGKGQFVPRRLPLDFCS
- the hemL gene encoding glutamate-1-semialdehyde 2,1-aminomutase; this translates as MSRSETLFAKAQKHIPGGVNSPVRAFKSVGGTPLFFKHAEGAYVTDEDDKRYVDYVGSWGPMILGHSHPDVLDAVRKQLEHGLSYGAPTAMETEMADLVCSIVPSMEMVRMVSSGTEATMSAIRLARGFTGRDSIIKFEGCYHGHSDSLLVKAGSGLLTQGVPSSAGVPADFAKHTLTLPFNDIDAVEKMLADVGQEVACIIVEPVAGNMNCVPPAPGFLEGLRTLCDKHGVVLIFDEVMTGFRVALGGAQAYYGVTPDLSTFGKIIGGGMPVGCFGGKREIMSHIAPLGPVYQAGTLSGNPLAMAAGLTTLRLISRPGFHAELSDYTSHLLDGLQQRADAAGIPFVTTQAGGMFGLYFSGADDIVTFDDVMASDANLFKRFFHLMLEGGVYLAPSAFEAGFTSIAHGEAELKLTLDAAERAFAALK
- the thiE gene encoding thiamine phosphate synthase — protein: MKLRGLYAITDSQLLAGKFLPFVEAALDGGVVLLQYRDKSTDEARRLREAEALRSLCERYQTQLIINDDAELAARLGVGVHLGQTDGPLTPARALLGRQAIIGSTCHAQLELAEQAAKEGASYVAFGRFFNSSTKPGAPTASLGLLDQARSTLHLPICAIGGITLDNAAPLVAHGVDLLAVVHGLFGAETTAEVTRRARAFNDLFKA